In Euphorbia lathyris chromosome 10, ddEupLath1.1, whole genome shotgun sequence, the DNA window TGGAGACAAACCTTTGTTTGATATGTGTAGTTCCCCTCCGCCTAGTAATATCCGTAATTGGAGGATCAccgatgtggtggattctgagggggactggatctggACTAAGTTTGAATCCTTCTTTAGCCTTGATAccctccttagaattagaggagtgaagataaGTATCCTAGAGGAAGAtaaggataggcattgctgggccctgacgAATAATGGAGCTTATTCCTGCAagtcggcctttgaagctttttcccttaacaGGTCTAGTCCTCTCTCTGATATTTGGAAATTCATTTGGGCCCTTAAAATCCcctaccgtattaggagtttcctatggctgggggTTAAGGActggttgcttactaattcggataggtaCAGACGGCATATGGTGGATTCTGGAGTTTGCAGTAGGTGCGTGGGCAATGTTGAAACtctgtgccatgctcttagggattgcccaaagagtaaagaggtgtggaagaaAGTTCTCCCACACCACATTCTTCCTTCATTTCTGGCACACTCTGAGCGTGACTGGTTTTCTGATGGTGTTTATGGGAAGATTCTGGCTAACATGTagcatggtgatattttctttgctatcatctgccaccaaatttggaattggaggaacgaggagattttcggtgaaaaaactatttttattCCTAACCTAGCTAAGTTCTTCTCAGATAAACTCTCTATTATTACTGGGAGTTTTAAAGGGGACTCCCTTGCCAGGTCTATCCAGAAGAGAGAGGTCCACCTCCTTGTTTGGAGCAGGCCGCGTGAGGGGGCGGTGAAATTGAACATCGATGGTTCTTGTTTCAATGACGgaaagattgctgccggaggtgcctggctgtctgggttcacccagaatCTGGGGCTGGGCTCTTCTTTTTCTGCGGAGCTTTGGGGTATCCTAtctggtatcaagcttgccaaAAGCCTCGGTGTTAAGAGGTTATCTGTTGAatctgataacatggaggccattaaaatgatttatgataatcatgctatttgtcttaatagccgcaaccttatcaaagctattaaaaggctttgctcttcctttgagctcattgagttcagccacatcttcAAAGAGCAGAACAGGGTTGCTGATCGATTGCCAGCGgctggtcatgaggggatgttgGGCGTCACTACCATTTCGGATCCCCCTATCTTtatctcttctcttcttttagaggatagaatTGGGGTCAGTTTCCCTAGACTGATCCCAGGTTAGGGTTTCTtttcgtttgtttttcctttcctatttctaccaaaaaaaaaaaattctctaaaaaaaaatataagagtTGCACCATACTAATCCAACTATAACTACTTGTAACAAGTGATATTTTTGTAACTTTTTCCTTATCCCTTAAAGAactttttacatttaaaatgtACGACCAATTTTTACAAAGTAATATCAGGTCAAGTCCAATAAAAGGTTATCATTAAGTTTGAAgtatatttatgtaaaaaataaaaattatacacCAAAAAATGTAGAAAAAACAACAATTATACACTATATAAATAGTTTACATCAGGAATATTCACACGTACTTTAATGGCCaagtaaatttggtcatttaccGTTAAATCcatgcttattaaatctaagctgcatgatgctttgaatcttcaccttaggattttaataagaccagatctaatggtgaatgatcaAATAGTATATTGTCATCAAGatccatgtgatcaaaaccgtAATTTACATTTGATATATCTTTTTACTCCGACATCATAGTATAATCACCGATCGGTCGATATATGTGACACTTTTGTTATTTTGTGAAAACATATTTTAACCACTCCGAGCTTTGATTGACTATTTTGAAAAATACCAATTATCAAATGCACATcctattttgaaataaaaatttaataatagattTTTTTGGGTAATAATTAATAGTAAATTCATTAAAACTATTTATTATTAACCAAAAGGGGCTAAGATATTTAATTTttgacaaaaagaaaaaaaaaagatttcttaTGTGTTTCTCTAAAAGCaagtttaaaaaaattgaaagttataattttgatttagcAATTAAATAATACTAATCACATtcagtcaaaaaaaaaaaaaaaattaaaggacAATTACTAAACTAGCCACTTTTTAGgggttagtttacatttctagcctctttcaatttttttactaaACTAACCTATTTCAACAGACAACTTCCAACTTTGCCCTTGTCTTCTTTCTAAACAGAACTTCgtgtctttctctctctttctctcgcgctctctctttctctctaaagaacagaaCAATCTACAAAACGACTACAaatactacaacaatcaatccaacccacagttcatacaacaagatttctacaatcatgtaagtttttcattgGTTTTTAGTTTCATTGAAAACATTTAAAGCTTAGTCCATTCATCGTTAAGATCTAGCATGTTGTTTCTCTACaacccaatgtatattgtttttcttcctttttcatgttttttctgaTCGTGTGAACCCCAAAAACAGTGACATTGTTGTCTGAAAATACATTTTGGttggaatatcagtttcagaTTTTCCCCCGACGGTGTCGACATCTGTCGATTTCTGATCAATATCGACAGATATGACCATATAGCATCGTATCAATATTAGTCGATATTCATATCTGTTGATATTGATCAGAAATCGACAGATATCGACACTATCGGGAAAAAAATTTGAAACTGATATTCCAACCAAAATGTATTTTCAGGCAACAATGCCACTGTTTTTTGGGTTCGCACGActaggaaaaacatgaaaaaggaagagagagagagagcgcgaGAGAAAGAGATGGAAAGACACGAAGTTCTGAACTGtgagttggattgattgttgtagtattcgtagaaatcaatgaaaaacttacatgattgtaGAAATCTTGTTGTATGAACTGtgagttggattgattgttatAGTAGTCGTAGTCGTTCTGTAGATTGTTCtattctttagagagagagagagcgagagaaaaagagagaaagacaTGAAGTTTtattcaacaaaaacttatttatgtgtagattaaatacgacttaaggtttataaaaatagataatcgttatgtgaaattggttttgagattgattgaataagaattaggttagaatatgtagaatgttagaaatcaattctgttttgaatatgaattacaaaacagaaacttttagtgtttaaaataagagaataattgtattcgtttgcattaagcaaaaaaacaactttaaactttgtataaattataaaagtgtaataacgtaaactcttttaattaaaaggctttgaacacagacaatcctcctacggtcgggttagattgctaccttaaccaaattaattctcaaAGAATGAATTtacctaagtgttcaacaaagtttccttgtaaagatattgaatttaactaccttttaatgaaaacaccagaactcattTCGGATCATTTAcataagtgctacataaaattatattgaattgcatgaactttattagatgaagtgtgaatttgatacaagtttacagagaataaaaaacatgaaagcattcaaaacgacatGAGAGTttcgggtcgtcaatcctttcctcaaacctcgttagagtttgtcaggctccagggtcgaatccgctacttaatcttctcactgaatcttcggaatagagatggttcttctactaccaaaatgtaaactagtttgaacagatcttaatctaaatctaaatgctactgtgtttgtaattaatgagtaaacaatgtgtgtacatcatatcgtttttacaaaatcgaacttctaactctgaatcgttcttgactcagaatttctgcataaattctgtactaaatcttaaCTCTCAATTATATCATCCttcaactctcaatcaactctttatttatagatgttgaagagtcgtgtctaggggacgtgtctgctgcgaagagacgtttctatccaatcgaacggacgtGTTTCTTTGAAAACGAACATGTGTATGTTGTGCTGACAGAAAATCTGAAGTTGCCGAGATTAAGGGAGTAAAATTTCAGTCTTCGTACGCAAGAGGAGAAGTGACtgggcgacgcgtgtcgcgaccgagaatagggaatctcggtcgcgacacggatgATTATTCCACGTCTTGACTTCGTTTTCCATCttcgtttcggtgcgtttgattttcttcgtctttgactcttttcgtagggtttttcatttgtttctgacctcttttcgttcctatttggattttaccaaatatttaggtaccttgcatgaaagaaacatattcggacgtaaaagtactctaaatagatataaacggcacaaattcgtagcaaaactgatataaatattgatgatattttaggtatattttgggcttaacagggCGTTTGTTTTAAGGATTTCaggaaagggtaagggaaaGAGAAGCATCCATTCCATTTATTGGTGTttgttttatcaattcaatcatTCCATTTATCCGTTTTCAGTTTTGGGTTTACCCCTAACTCCTCTAATCTCATTCCTTCCCAACCCCTTAAGGTTTTCCATTCCTTTTCCCTCTCTTACTAACTTAAAAATTTACCCTCCATGTAAAATTCTACTTTAGTCTCAATTTtactttcaatttttattttagttgatatatttatttacttttacttattttatccttagattaatttcacttttgatccttttaCTTATATATTTCTAAGTTTTTtccttaaaaaatatttttaattaaattttacttttttatttttattttgatcagtatacttatttttttatatttttttatccctacactaatttcacttttgatccttatatttatttatttttacttttttgccCTAAAAAACAATTTTgaccaattttttttctttttcatattattcagttttagtattatttttaattattttaaaattattattttctctttaaaatagaatgtaaatacgattaattttatttcagtttcatgTGTTAcatcatcttttgattttaatggttgaagtaattgattttaattcttatatttacATGTGATTAATTTACTATACACGAATGTATGAAAATTGTCGTTAAAAACTTTAGTTTATTAGCTCATTTGAATCAAACAGTCACAAAGGGAATCGAGGAATATCATTCCATTTCTGGAACTGAAACAAATAGAAAAGGGAATTCAGAGTCATTCCACTCATTTCTCCTTGTTTTCCTTTTTTGATTCCATTTCGCTATCCCTACGCGAAGCAAATGCCCCCTAATATCCTTCCCAATGAAACGAATTTGAGTAGGCAACATCTTAGTAGCAAATCTTCATAGGAAAAACTTCAAACTAAACTCCATAGTTttatccatcctttttggaTTTTGCACCATGCTAAGAACAGATCCAATacttgagtttttttttttagttaaaatttgtTGTATATACTGAAAATTGAGTTAAAAATCTATTTTAATACTATTAGAATATTTCCTAAcagaatttaataaaaataaagtatggattgatttaaatattattttaatttttagataggagattataaatattaatttagtacTGTTATTGATTAAATGCAAAAGATTGGGACATGAAATGGTAAGAGCAACATAATACCAGACATTAGAGTTTAAGATGTCCAAAGTTTGAGTTTTGACGCATCACCCCATAAATTACTCACTCAATCACTCACTCTCTATCTATTTTCCACCAAATTAAAACCCCATTACTGTTAATTCGCCATTGATGAAGCTCATCAGATTAGATCACAACCCGTAAATCCAATCACAATGGCGTcgtcttctccttcttcttcgtcttcttcttcctcctcaaacaATCCAGCCATTTTCGTTGCTTCCCTAATCATCCTCTGGTACTCATCTAACATTGGCGTTTTGCTTCTCAACAAATTCTTGCTCTCAAACTATGGTTTCAAATTCCCAATTTTCCTCACAATGTGTCATATGTCCGCCTGTGCTATTTACAGTTATTTTTCTattgtatttttcaaaattgtGCCTCTTCAGGCAGTGAAATCGAGGCCTCAGCTCCTGAAGATTGCGACATTGAGTATTGTGTTTTGTGGGTCAGTTGTGGGTGGGAATATTTCCCTCAGGTATTTGCCTGTTTCCTTTAATCAGGCTGTCGGTGCTACCACTCCCTTTTTCACTGCTGTTTTTGCTTATTTGATGACATTCAAGAGGGAAGCTTGGCTTACTTATACTGCTCTTATCCCTGTTGTTACTGGTGTGATTATTGCTAGTGGGGTacgtatttttctctctttcctttttttgATCTGTGTTTCCCTTTTTGcctgattttgatttgattttccAGATTTATACAATGCCTAATTGATTTGGATCTGAGATCTGGTTTCCATTTGTGGCTCTGTGCTAATTGCTTCTTTCCATTGTAATAAGTACCTCATATGATCTGTTTATAGCAGTTGTTTGATGATGTTGCATTTCTACTCTTTTGGAGCTTCACAATGATGACTCAAATGTTGATTAGCATCTGAAATAGAAGCTTAAAAACAAATcataactttttttattatagaaTGTCTTGACAAGTTTATCTTTATTCTTGGAGTAGGGCATTAGGAAATGGCAGAGCTAAAAGTGAATATAGAAGATTTGGTTGTTGGTAGCTATGTTGCACTGACACTCCTCTTTATTAGCGTTTCTGCGATTCATGTCCGCATCTGTTTTCGTTTGAATGCTATTTTATGAagtttatgttttagaaataacgtttccgcATCTGTTTCCGTGTCCCAATCCGTGTCtatgtccgtgcaacataggttgGTAGATATTACCATATTTAGACGGCGTTTTCTGTTTGTTTTATGTAATGGAACAAATAGTTATATGTGATCATAATTGGGGCGGACATTAAGCTGGAGAACTATAGATGATAGTAAATTTTGGTTAATAGAGTAATGCTTACATATAAATTTTACTGTCTCTAATAAGTACTGGGTGTGTAAATGGCAGCAAGAAACTTAAATGTGTTGAGTCATTTGGCTCTGGAAGACAGAGTATAGCACAATTGTACCGAAATGTTACGAGGAGAAGATTAGATGCAATGCTGCAACTTATTCTTTAGATACCTCGTACCTTCAATACTTCTTGTTAAAATTCATGTCAAATGGCTTGTGTTTTTCTGTATTATCAGTTTAATTTTCTCTATTCCTTATTGATCTCCAGCTGTGTAGTAGAATAGTATATTGTTTCAGTGTGCTTATGGTGGTATGTCCTAACCTAGCTAGTTTAaatgattttcttttttctacaCTTCAAAGAGCTAATGGTTGATTCAGCTGCTGTTATTTAATAGTTGTTGCAATTTATTAATCTTCACCCTTGCCCTCACTCTActctttactttatatttttACCATGTTAACTTCATGATACCGGCTCAAACATGGGTTGTGTGGATGTTTATATTAGCTTTCATTTTTGTGTGTAATTTTAGTAAGCGTTGCAAGTTTCATTATGTTTTGTCCATAGTTATCAAAGGCATGCCTGTGAAGCCAAAAGGCAGGCTCTATTAAAGAGATGCTCGCCTGAGCGCGCCTTTTTGAGCCTAGCCCCTTGGGAGGTGCACCTAGGCgcagttttatatatatatatattttttttagtgcgCCTTGCGTCGCACAGGCGTGTGTCTAGGCAGGCTTCTGGACCATGGCACCTTACTgcacctttaataactatggctTCATCTTGCAAATTTTTTACATTATAAACTTGACTAACACTTAACATACTTAGTTCTAATCACAGGAGAGGCTGAAGCTTTAATTTGGTTTCTTTGGTGGCAGGGTGAGCCAAGTTTTCACTTGTATGGGTTTATTATGTGCATTAGTGCAACTGCTGCAAGAGCCTTTAAAACCGTACTTCAGGGAATTTTGCTTTCTTCTGAAGCGTAAgtgcattttttttctttaagttGATTATTTTAAAACGTATTTTCATCTCAATATGAAGTTTCTCGTCTTTTTCCCCCGAGAATTTAAGAAACGAGCCTTACTAGCATTTTGATGTCCTTTTTTTTGTCTCTCTCTATCTGGATGCATTTGAACAGGCATTTCTGAAATGAAAGATCATGTTGGagtttttcttttatatgtTAATTTTAGATTGAGTTATTGATGTGTTCGTGTCACACTTTAGTCCTCAAATAGCCATTGATACTGTAGGTGAAAATGATTGGTCAAAGTACATATATATGCGTTACAGTTTCGCGACATACAGAATGATTTTATATGAAGCTCAAGTCCTTCTATGGAAATAATCTATGATGACTAAATTACCAAGGACGGGATTTGGACTAACTAATAGTTTGTAGAAAAATGAATTAATGAGTTTAGTGAACATATTTTGGTTGCCACCTTATGTTTTTGTTTGCATTGCAGTGAAAAATTGAACTCGATGAATTTGCTGTTGTATATGTCCCCAATTGCAGTTTTAGCATTGTTGCCTGCAGCAATTATAATGGAGCCTGGTGTGATCGACTATACGTTAAATCTCGGAACGGAACATAAGTTTATGTGGTTATTGCTGTTTCTTAATTCAACCATGGCTTACTCAGCTAATTTGACCAATTTCTtggttactaagcacacaagCGCCTTGACACTTCAGGTTCGGTTTGTTGCTTTGAAAATTACTGAAACCATATTATTCTAGTCTTGCATTGAATAGTATAGAATTGTCATAATCATCATGCCCATTTACACTCGGTTCCGCATATCACAAGGTCATGATCATATGGTTTGACTATAGCCATTGTGCTTCGATCATTGTTGAAATTTAGCCCCAACCGCCAGGCAGATGCACCACTTAATCGTAATGTGTGATGGCGGGGGCTGAATTTCAAAGGTTCGGGGCTAATTCTGCCTTCAAATCATGGCAACTCCAGCACaaattgaataggttgaaaCAAGTAGACATATATTTAAATCTTGTGGTGCTTGAAGATGAAGTTAATTTATTTGGAATAATATGAACAGGTATTAGGGAATGCAAAAGGTGCTGTAGCTGTTGTGATCTCAATTTTCATCTTCAGGAATCCGGTAACATTCGTGGGCATCGCGGGTTACACGATGACAGTACTCGGGGTAGTTGGTTATGGAGAAGCAAAGAGAagatttagatgaatgaattttattttgaatttcctTGTAGGGGTTAGTGAAATTATATTGGCAAGATCCACATTATTTAAACTTCAGAAAGAAGATTATGATGTTGTATTTATTTTACATATTCTCCAGTATAATCATCATTTCTGCTTGAGCAAATTCATTTTTCCCAATCACTAATTCTATGGAACAATTCTTGGGTTGGGACATTTACCACTAATTCCAAATTTATCAAAACAACAAGTTCTTTTTCATCTGATTATCTACtttgcttttttctttctttctagtCCAATTTAGTAGGGATGACAATTCATACAAGTGGATCATGTTCGTGTCATCTACTTATCTTAATTATCAGGTTAGTGTTAACTATGATtgaattttaaaaaagaaattgtattataatcatgtttattattgtttttatgtCGCGTTTGTGGATTACATATATACTTTACTACCTCTTaatgatgatttaataatttttagatatttatgttatttttggggtaaattacatccgtTGTAACTGACTTTATTGATTTTATTCATactaagagcatctctaatggATTCGGGTTTGTAAGTTAAATTTTGaagatttgaattaaaaatcAACTTGAGGGGAGTATTAAGAATAGAAAAAGGAATATTTTTCTGCTTTATTGTCTTATTGAGCTTTTCTCCTTTGTTAGTTACTTGAGCCATTTTGTCTGTAGTGAACGTATGTCTTCATCAAGgctctaaggattctttttttCATCAATGGAATTGTACTAAAAATACCACCACCTTCTCCCTCTTTTCTCTCATCTCTAATAttctatatttattaattattttatattatatattttagatTTCTATTGCATTTCGATTTTATATATTCTATTTCGATTTGAATTCTATTAGAATT includes these proteins:
- the LOC136209951 gene encoding UDP-URONIC ACID TRANSPORTER 1-like codes for the protein MASSSPSSSSSSSSSNNPAIFVASLIILWYSSNIGVLLLNKFLLSNYGFKFPIFLTMCHMSACAIYSYFSIVFFKIVPLQAVKSRPQLLKIATLSIVFCGSVVGGNISLRYLPVSFNQAVGATTPFFTAVFAYLMTFKREAWLTYTALIPVVTGVIIASGGEPSFHLYGFIMCISATAARAFKTVLQGILLSSEAEKLNSMNLLLYMSPIAVLALLPAAIIMEPGVIDYTLNLGTEHKFMWLLLFLNSTMAYSANLTNFLVTKHTSALTLQVLGNAKGAVAVVISIFIFRNPVTFVGIAGYTMTVLGVVGYGEAKRRFR